One Streptomyces sp. V4I8 genomic window carries:
- a CDS encoding substrate-binding domain-containing protein gives MAELTDLTTVRQPVREQGELAGRMLLEILRGEETDHDVVVPTQLVIRGSTAPPRS, from the coding sequence GTGGCCGAGCTGACGGACCTCACCACCGTCCGCCAGCCGGTCCGGGAGCAGGGGGAACTGGCCGGACGCATGCTCCTGGAGATCCTGCGCGGCGAAGAGACCGACCACGACGTCGTCGTCCCCACCCAGCTCGTCATCCGCGGTAGCACGGCACCACCACGCTCGTAG
- a CDS encoding GntR family transcriptional regulator yields MAQPEYLRIAADLRRRIAPGGEFEPGDRIPTLPELCAHYEVSEITVRNAIRLLVGEGFLESRARAGTIVRKRPAIHRMPADRYRQTPGVRSTPYTKDQGISWSEYRLDKRFERVQADTEMAGLFECEVGERLLARHFVFYDNDQPTQMSTSYVRWSDVGGTPVADPINEPWPGGTRAQLGTLGIRVTEITESFQAGMPTELEVATLRIGSGVPVLRYTRRHIADTGRVVEVAHPIVRRGDTTIVDFRIKLDD; encoded by the coding sequence GTGGCACAGCCTGAGTACCTGCGCATTGCCGCCGACCTGCGACGACGTATCGCTCCAGGCGGCGAGTTCGAGCCCGGCGACCGCATCCCGACGCTGCCGGAACTGTGCGCCCACTATGAGGTCTCAGAGATCACCGTGCGGAACGCCATCCGGCTGCTCGTCGGTGAGGGCTTCCTGGAGTCCCGGGCCCGTGCGGGCACGATCGTCCGGAAGCGTCCGGCGATCCACCGGATGCCGGCCGACCGGTACCGGCAGACGCCAGGGGTACGGTCCACTCCGTACACGAAGGATCAGGGCATCTCCTGGTCCGAGTACCGGCTCGACAAGCGTTTCGAGCGGGTCCAGGCGGACACCGAGATGGCCGGCCTCTTCGAGTGCGAGGTGGGCGAGCGCCTCCTTGCCCGGCACTTCGTGTTCTACGACAACGACCAGCCCACCCAGATGAGTACGAGCTACGTCCGCTGGTCGGATGTGGGCGGTACGCCGGTCGCCGACCCCATCAACGAGCCGTGGCCGGGTGGCACTCGGGCGCAGCTGGGCACGCTCGGCATCCGCGTCACCGAGATCACGGAGTCGTTCCAGGCGGGCATGCCAACGGAGTTGGAGGTGGCGACGCTTCGGATCGGGTCCGGCGTGCCGGTGCTGCGGTACACGCGGCGGCACATCGCCGACACCGGCCGGGTCGTCGAGGTCGCCCACCCGATCGTGCGCCGCGGCGACACCACCATCGTCGACTTCCGCATCAAGCTGGACGACTGA